In Effusibacillus pohliae DSM 22757, one genomic interval encodes:
- a CDS encoding cold-shock protein: MQQGTVKWFNSEKGYGFIATEGGNDVFVHYSAILGEGFKTLEEGQRVSFEIVQGARGPQAANVSKL; this comes from the coding sequence ATGCAACAAGGAACAGTAAAATGGTTCAACTCGGAAAAAGGCTATGGTTTCATCGCAACGGAAGGCGGTAACGACGTATTTGTTCACTACAGCGCGATCCTCGGCGAAGGGTTCAAGACTCTGGAAGAAGGCCAGCGCGTAAGCTTCGAAATCGTGCAAGGCGCTCGCGGCCCGCAAGCAGCTAACGTCAGCAAGCTGTAA
- the ychF gene encoding redox-regulated ATPase YchF, with the protein MALATGIVGLPNVGKSTLFNAITKAGAEAANYPFCTIDPNVGVVEVPDERLQTLAAIVHPQRIVPTAFEFVDIAGLVKGASRGEGLGNKFLSHIREVNAIAHVVRCFEDSDITHVAGKVDPLSDMETINLELIFADLETVERRMERARKGVKGGEKKAQQEVDVLERLKAAFEEGKPARSVPLDDEEKLLIRDLHLLTIKPVLYVANVSEQEVGNQVDNPYVQAVKNQAAQENAEVVVISAKLESEIAELEGEDRNLFLQELGLQESGLDRLIKAAYKLLGLITYFTAGEKEVRAWTIRQGTKAPAAAGVIHSDFEKGFIRAEVIAYSDLVSAGSMAAAKEKGLLRLEGKEYVVQDGDIMHFRFNV; encoded by the coding sequence ATGGCTTTAGCTACAGGGATTGTAGGTCTTCCCAACGTCGGAAAATCCACGTTGTTTAACGCGATTACAAAAGCGGGAGCGGAAGCGGCCAATTATCCGTTTTGCACGATCGATCCGAACGTTGGCGTGGTCGAGGTGCCGGACGAGCGGTTGCAGACATTGGCGGCGATCGTGCACCCGCAGCGAATCGTGCCGACCGCGTTCGAGTTTGTCGATATCGCCGGTTTGGTGAAAGGGGCGAGCCGGGGGGAAGGACTCGGCAACAAGTTCCTGTCCCACATCCGGGAAGTGAACGCGATTGCGCATGTGGTGCGCTGTTTCGAAGACTCGGATATCACCCACGTGGCGGGAAAAGTCGATCCGCTGTCCGATATGGAAACGATCAATCTGGAACTGATTTTTGCCGATTTGGAGACGGTGGAACGCCGCATGGAGCGAGCCCGCAAAGGAGTCAAGGGCGGGGAAAAGAAGGCGCAGCAGGAGGTGGATGTGCTGGAGCGGCTGAAGGCTGCTTTTGAAGAAGGCAAGCCGGCCCGCTCGGTTCCGCTCGATGACGAGGAGAAGCTGCTGATTCGCGACCTGCACTTGCTGACAATCAAGCCGGTGTTGTATGTAGCGAACGTGTCGGAACAGGAAGTGGGCAACCAGGTGGACAATCCGTATGTGCAAGCGGTGAAGAACCAAGCGGCGCAGGAAAATGCGGAAGTGGTGGTGATCTCCGCCAAACTGGAATCGGAAATCGCCGAGCTGGAAGGGGAAGACCGCAACCTGTTCCTGCAAGAGCTGGGGCTGCAGGAATCGGGACTTGACCGGCTGATCAAGGCGGCTTACAAGCTGCTCGGGCTGATCACCTACTTTACAGCCGGAGAAAAAGAGGTGCGCGCCTGGACGATCCGCCAGGGCACGAAAGCGCCCGCCGCCGCCGGCGTGATCCACTCCGATTTTGAAAAAGGGTTTATCCGCGCCGAGGTGATCGCCTACAGCGATCTGGTCAGCGCGGGCTCGATGGCCGCCGCGAAAGAGAAAGGATTGCTACGGCTGGAAGGAAAAGAGTATGTCGTGCAAGACGGGGATATCATGCATTTCCGCTTCAATGTGTAA
- a CDS encoding single-stranded DNA-binding protein encodes MLNRIILIGRLTADPELRYTPTGTAVASFTLAVDRPRMNQMGERETDFINIVVWQKLGELCAQYLKKGRLTAVEGRLQIRSYENKEGQRVRVAEVVADNVRFLDRADNSSSGNFESAGAGFGGGPGSGFAGNNKRGNPFDEDPFVNDGKPIDISDDDLPF; translated from the coding sequence ATGTTAAACCGGATTATCCTGATTGGGCGTTTGACGGCCGATCCCGAGCTGCGGTACACACCCACTGGCACAGCAGTGGCGTCGTTTACGCTGGCGGTTGACCGCCCGCGCATGAATCAGATGGGCGAGCGCGAGACCGATTTTATCAACATCGTGGTATGGCAGAAACTTGGCGAACTGTGTGCGCAATATCTGAAAAAAGGCCGCTTGACGGCTGTCGAAGGCAGGCTGCAGATCCGCAGCTATGAAAACAAGGAAGGTCAGCGGGTGCGGGTGGCGGAAGTAGTGGCCGATAACGTGCGTTTCCTGGATCGCGCCGACAACTCCAGCAGCGGTAACTTTGAATCGGCGGGCGCCGGTTTTGGCGGCGGACCCGGCAGCGGATTTGCCGGCAACAACAAGCGCGGCAATCCGTTCGATGAGGATCCGTTTGTCAATGACGGCAAGCCGATCGATATTTCGGATGATGATCTGCCGTTTTAG
- a CDS encoding hydroxyethylthiazole kinase has protein sequence MKGVDAASGAAGLPEAMREYAQQKGCVVIATGETDYVTDDSGFGRFGMDIRC, from the coding sequence GTGAAGGGTGTCGATGCCGCTTCCGGGGCTGCCGGCCTGCCGGAGGCAATGCGGGAATACGCGCAGCAGAAAGGCTGTGTGGTGATCGCAACCGGCGAAACGGATTACGTGACGGACGACAGCGGATTTGGACGCTTCGGAATGGACATCCGCTGCTGA